The Triticum aestivum cultivar Chinese Spring chromosome 3A, IWGSC CS RefSeq v2.1, whole genome shotgun sequence genome includes a region encoding these proteins:
- the LOC123059679 gene encoding kinetochore protein SPC25 homolog isoform X2 — translation MEGDRAGGPAAADLRRDMAAVRAACERRIAQGRDRTAAAASAFRGAILSARSLAEHSVAHREKLNALKDQLRGLEAGLAEALSTQLKKESECKLTSESISNATATNEQLRGLLLDQRARRDDFANVISHQLQAIEALEANVDVMGKKNLDGAIMWYNKFLGFRVVAGEGVKFVFSKVDMQSPDDEYSFCIKVNKDEYSLIQCTPLLKDTEELVKDLNCTNDLFKFVRIMRARFQAAAIKGVHPAISLCTDTSSTPISSPPAVSVDTTSEGTTNQSHSRSRSKNQDTRAKRGAPPRSTASPLTSGSGTRRSPRFAAADAGNRH, via the exons ATGGAAGGGGACCGCGCGGGAGGGCCCGCGGCCGCGGATCTGCGCCGGGACATGGCGGCGGTGCGCGCGGCGTGCGAGCGGCGGATCGCGCAGGGCCGGGACCGCACCGCGGCGGCCGCCTCCGCCTTCCGCGGCGCCATCCTCTCCGCCCGCTCGCTCGCCGAGCACAGCGTCGCGCACCGAG AAAAGCTCAACGCTCTCAAGGACCAGCTCAGGGGACTGGAGGCAGGTCTGGCAGAAGCTCTGTCCA CCCAACTGAAGAAAGAATCTGAATGTAAGCTCACAAGCGAGTCGATCTCGAACGCCACTGCAACGAACGAGCAGCTCAGGGGCCTGCTCTTGGATCAGAGGGCTAGGAGAGATGACTTTGCAAACGTCATATCACATCAGCTCCAAG CTATCGAAGCTCTTGAAGCTAATGTTGATGTGATGGGGAAAAAGAACCTGGACGGAGCTATTATGTGGTACAATAAATTTCTTGGTTTTCGAGTTGTTGCAGGGGAAG GGGTTAAATTTGTCTTCAGTAAAGTTGACATGCAAAGTCCTGACGATGAGTATTCGTTTTGCATAAAAGTCAATAAAGACGAGTACAGCT TAATTCAATGTACTCCATTACTGAAAGACACTGAAGAATTGGTGAAGGATTTGAACTGCACTAATGATCTCTTCAAGTTCGTTAGAATCATGAGAGCAAGATTCCAAGCGGCTGCAATCAAAG GGGTTCATCCTGCAATTTCATTGTGCACAGACACATCATCCACACCAATTTCATCACCACCGGCTGTGTCAGTTGATACCACAAGCGAAGGCACCACCAATCAAAGTCATTCCCGAAGCCGGTCAAAGAATCAAGATACGCGTGCAAAGAGAGGTGCCCCTCCCCGATCAACAGCATCTCCCCTTACATCGGGATCTGGCACCCGCCGCTCCCCACGCTTTGCT GCCGCTGATGCAGGGAATAGGCATTAA
- the LOC123059679 gene encoding kinetochore protein SPC25 homolog isoform X1, whose product MEGDRAGGPAAADLRRDMAAVRAACERRIAQGRDRTAAAASAFRGAILSARSLAEHSVAHREKLNALKDQLRGLEAGLAEALSTQLKKESECKLTSESISNATATNEQLRGLLLDQRARRDDFANVISHQLQAIEALEANVDVMGKKNLDGAIMWYNKFLGFRVVAGEGVKFVFSKVDMQSPDDEYSFCIKVNKDEYSLIQCTPLLKDTEELVKDLNCTNDLFKFVRIMRARFQAAAIKAGVHPAISLCTDTSSTPISSPPAVSVDTTSEGTTNQSHSRSRSKNQDTRAKRGAPPRSTASPLTSGSGTRRSPRFAAADAGNRH is encoded by the exons ATGGAAGGGGACCGCGCGGGAGGGCCCGCGGCCGCGGATCTGCGCCGGGACATGGCGGCGGTGCGCGCGGCGTGCGAGCGGCGGATCGCGCAGGGCCGGGACCGCACCGCGGCGGCCGCCTCCGCCTTCCGCGGCGCCATCCTCTCCGCCCGCTCGCTCGCCGAGCACAGCGTCGCGCACCGAG AAAAGCTCAACGCTCTCAAGGACCAGCTCAGGGGACTGGAGGCAGGTCTGGCAGAAGCTCTGTCCA CCCAACTGAAGAAAGAATCTGAATGTAAGCTCACAAGCGAGTCGATCTCGAACGCCACTGCAACGAACGAGCAGCTCAGGGGCCTGCTCTTGGATCAGAGGGCTAGGAGAGATGACTTTGCAAACGTCATATCACATCAGCTCCAAG CTATCGAAGCTCTTGAAGCTAATGTTGATGTGATGGGGAAAAAGAACCTGGACGGAGCTATTATGTGGTACAATAAATTTCTTGGTTTTCGAGTTGTTGCAGGGGAAG GGGTTAAATTTGTCTTCAGTAAAGTTGACATGCAAAGTCCTGACGATGAGTATTCGTTTTGCATAAAAGTCAATAAAGACGAGTACAGCT TAATTCAATGTACTCCATTACTGAAAGACACTGAAGAATTGGTGAAGGATTTGAACTGCACTAATGATCTCTTCAAGTTCGTTAGAATCATGAGAGCAAGATTCCAAGCGGCTGCAATCAAAG CAGGGGTTCATCCTGCAATTTCATTGTGCACAGACACATCATCCACACCAATTTCATCACCACCGGCTGTGTCAGTTGATACCACAAGCGAAGGCACCACCAATCAAAGTCATTCCCGAAGCCGGTCAAAGAATCAAGATACGCGTGCAAAGAGAGGTGCCCCTCCCCGATCAACAGCATCTCCCCTTACATCGGGATCTGGCACCCGCCGCTCCCCACGCTTTGCT GCCGCTGATGCAGGGAATAGGCATTAA